The following proteins are encoded in a genomic region of Magnolia sinica isolate HGM2019 chromosome 1, MsV1, whole genome shotgun sequence:
- the LOC131240101 gene encoding polyadenylate-binding protein RBP45-like codes for MMQPAAGVVPPPMAPSAMDQQQHHHQQYQHHPHQQQQQPQQQQQPWMMMPPQPQPQQPPPVWNQPQVPQPAPQQQQQPPLQQQPQQSQYPAAAPAAAPAQPASADEIRTLWIGDLQYWMEETYIHGCFAHTGEVASVKVIRNKQTGQSEGYGFIEFVNRAAADRILQTYNGTLIPGTEQAFRLNWASFSAGERRTDDGADFPIFVGDLASDVTDYMLQETFRSHYSTVKGAKVVTDRATGRSKGYGFVRFGDESEQVRAMTEMNGVFCSTRPMRIGPAATKKNTGGQQQYPAKTSYQTAQATQSENDPNNTTIFVGALDPNVTDDHLRQVFSQFGELIHVKIPLGKRCGFVQFANRACAEEALLMLNGTQLGGQNIRLSWGRSPNKQPQPDPNQWNGGGGAATGGYYGYGQGYEAYGYAPPAQDPNMYAYGAYPGYGNYQQQQ; via the exons ATGATGCAACCTGCTGCAGGCGTCGTTCCACCGCCAATGGCTCCTTCCGCCATGGATCAGCAGCAACACCACCACCAACAGTATCAACACCATCCGcatcagcagcaacaacaaccacagcagcagcagcagccatgGATGATGATGCCGCCGCAGCCTCAGCCGCAGCAGCCCCCGCCTGTCTGGAACCAGCCACAGGTGCCGCAACCGgctccacagcagcagcagcaaccgcCGTTGCAGCAGCAACCGCAGCAGTCTCAGTATCCAGCTGCGGCGCCGGCTGCGGCGCCGGCCCAGCCGGCGAGTGCAGATGAGATCCGGACGCTTTGGATTGGTGACTTGCAGTACTGGATGGAAGAGACCTATATCCACGGCTGTTTTGCTCACACTGGAGAG GTTGCTTCTGTGAAGGTCATCCGGAATAAGCAGACTGGGCAGTCGGAGGGTTATGGTTTTATTGAGTTTGTAAACCGTGCTGCTGCAGATAGAATTTTACAGACGTACAATGGCACCCTGATACCTGGTACCGAGCAAGCTTTCAGGCTTAATTGGGCATCCTTCAGTGCTGGAGAGAGGCGCACTGATGATGGTGCTGACTTTCCAATATTTGTTGGCGATTTGGCTTCTGATGTTACGGATTACATGTTGCAAGAGACATTCAGGAGTCACTACTCCACAGTTAAGGGTGCAAAAGTTGTCACTGATAGAGCTACCGGACGCTCAAAGGGCTATGGGTTTGTGAGATTTGGGGATGAAAGTGAGCAAGTGCGTGCCATGACAGAAATGAACGGAGTGTTCTGTTCTACAAGGCCAATGCGGATCGGCCCAGCAGCTACTAAGAAGAATACTGGTGGACAGCAGCAGTATCCTGCAAAAA CTTCTTACCAGACTGCTCAAGCAACACAGTCCGAGAACGACCCAAATAATACAACT ATATTTGTTGGCGCTCTGGATCCAAATGTTACTGATGATCATTTGAGACAAGTTTTTAGCCAGTTTGGGGAATTGATACATGTTAAAATTCCTTTGGGAAAACGTTGTGGGTTTGTTCAATTTGCTAACAG AGCTTGTGCAGAGGAGGCTTTACTGATGTTGAATGGAACTCAGCTAGGAGGGCAAAATATTCGTCTTTCTTGGGGCCGTAGTCCAAACAAACAG CCGCAGCCAGATCCAAACCAGTGgaatggtggtggtggtgctgctaCTGGTGGTTATTATGGGTATGGGC